TTTCCGGGCTGGCTCGAATTTTCCAGCCAGCACCTAACGCAGTTCGGACCTGCCGACATCAACGAACTCATTGAGGATGCCGTAATTGCCTCGGTTCAAGATCAGGTTGCGGCTGGACTGGATGTGATAACCGATGGAGAACAAACTCGATTCGATTTCAACCTCTCCTTTTACGGCTATATCAACGGGATTCAGAATAACGAAACCGAACTACGTCGGTTTGGACCACCCGCTCATGACCAGCGGGGGAAGCATAATATTATTGAACCGCTAACAGCACCGAAAGGCTTGGGTGTTGTAGAAGAGTATTTGCGGCTAAAGCGACTGGCTCCCGAAGGGCAAGGTATCAAGGTGTCGATTCCCGGCCCTTATACATTGAGTGGCCGGTTGCTGCCCGGAACGCTTTACAAAGATCGCTGGGAAGTGACCGAAGCCCTACTCCCCCTGGTTAGTGCAGAGATTACCCGTTTGGTCGAACTGGGCGTACCCGAAATTTGCGTCGATGAACCATCCATGTCATGCTATGCGTATCGGGAGGATACAAAACGGTTCGTCGATATTTTCAACCGGACGGTGGCGCCAGGTGTTAAAAAGACCCGCCTATCGATGCACCTATGTTTCGGGAATTATAAAGGCCGTTCAGTAGGTAAAAAAACGATAGCGCCCATGCTGCCCGACTTCCTGGATATGCATGTTGATGAGTTGCATACCGAGATGACGGTGCTAAATTTTGCGGAGGTAAACCTGCTCGAACGGTTTGCCGAAAAGTTTGATGTTGCTGTAGGGGTCATCGACGTTAAAAGCTATTATATCGAAACGCCCGACGATGTTGCTGAGCGAATCCGCAAGTGCTTGCCTTATGTTCCAGCGGAGAAACTGGCCGTAGCACCCGATTGTGGCCTTAGTCAAACCGCTCGCTGGGCTGCTAAACAAAAACTGGCAAACATGGTGACCGGTGCAAAACTAGTACGGGCCGAACTCTGAACCCAAACGCTTAATCCATCAAATCCTGGTTCAGACTATTGGTAAGCTGACAGCGTTCGTGTTGAAGCTTATCAAGATTCTCATTCAGAAGCATACGGGTTCGGGCGTTGTCAAAATGCTCGCTAAACGACGCACGTAATTCCTTCCGTTTCATAGCTTCCAGAAAACGACGCACATCTTCGGGTGTTTCAAGCAAAAGCGGGGGTACTTCGGTAGGTTGCTCGGCTTCGTTTTTGGCGACCATCGTAAAGTAGCTGGTGTTTGTATGCTTCACAGTTCCCAAACGGACATTTTCGGCTACCACTTTTATACCCACAACCAGTGATGTACGCCCAACGTAATTGACCGAAGCCAGCAATGAGACCAACTCGCCTACTTCGACCGACTGCCGAAAATTGACGCCATCTACCGATACCGTCACACAATACTGACCAGCGTGTTTGGCAGCACAGGCATAGGCTACTTTATCCATTAGCGATAGGAGAATACCGCCGTGAACACGCCCACCAAAGTTGGCATACGACGGAATCATTAATTCGGTGAGCGTGGTGCGTGAATAGCTAACAGGCTTGGCTGTCATAAGCTGGTTGAGTTGACGTTAGTGGGCGATATTGCCAGATACGTGTTTGAAAGTCAAACATAAAAAATGCCAGCGCAAGTTGCGTTGGCATTTTTCATTTACCTAACC
This window of the Spirosoma aerolatum genome carries:
- a CDS encoding methionine synthase translates to MQPVPIKTTVVGSMPFPGWLEFSSQHLTQFGPADINELIEDAVIASVQDQVAAGLDVITDGEQTRFDFNLSFYGYINGIQNNETELRRFGPPAHDQRGKHNIIEPLTAPKGLGVVEEYLRLKRLAPEGQGIKVSIPGPYTLSGRLLPGTLYKDRWEVTEALLPLVSAEITRLVELGVPEICVDEPSMSCYAYREDTKRFVDIFNRTVAPGVKKTRLSMHLCFGNYKGRSVGKKTIAPMLPDFLDMHVDELHTEMTVLNFAEVNLLERFAEKFDVAVGVIDVKSYYIETPDDVAERIRKCLPYVPAEKLAVAPDCGLSQTARWAAKQKLANMVTGAKLVRAEL
- a CDS encoding acyl-CoA thioesterase, with the protein product MTAKPVSYSRTTLTELMIPSYANFGGRVHGGILLSLMDKVAYACAAKHAGQYCVTVSVDGVNFRQSVEVGELVSLLASVNYVGRTSLVVGIKVVAENVRLGTVKHTNTSYFTMVAKNEAEQPTEVPPLLLETPEDVRRFLEAMKRKELRASFSEHFDNARTRMLLNENLDKLQHERCQLTNSLNQDLMD